Proteins co-encoded in one Oncorhynchus kisutch isolate 150728-3 linkage group LG1, Okis_V2, whole genome shotgun sequence genomic window:
- the LOC109906774 gene encoding putative beta-lactamase-like 1: MPYRIASLSKIFPTLMLYRLWDDGKITSLDDPLEKYVDNFTIKNPLGKSRDSELKYVTDGLIFLDSGEVQIRSSSVTLRRMASQLSGLPRRLRATNLLWKGKTQAAVNLLQDDVLVADPGTKCHYSNLAFSLLAHVMAEKVVGLDYQRWINDNILDRLGMEDTGFDYTPGIQSQMAVGVYSSGQPAPLYDLGWYRPSGQMFSTAADLAKLAMMLLGAYHRKLLEPDTLKIMLTPLYRCDKDYFANRTGTPWEVNEQLGYEVLRKDGDLDGYSATFSLVPRLKLGLVVLMAGTRPQNQEVVAKAYSHIIPAMERVFREAKKILIPPPIPDPYIGFFTYGNITFYEIKAGADGVLIMQQFGPQIEDLIPERYRTIKLNYLVDRVFRVVFEKEYPCVLRVSTASVSLEAQDGQLFNFYVFDKRGLSPGFDAPGLNTYNVIRITRRPTFSN, from the exons ATGCCCTACAGGATTGCCAGCCTTTCCAAGATCTTCCCAACGCTGATGCTATACAGGCTGTGGGACGATGGGAAGATAACCTCTCTGGATGACCCTCTGGAGAAATATGTGGATAACTTCACCATTAAAAACCCTCTGGGCAAGTCACGGGACTCTGAGCTCAAGTATGTGACAGACGGCCTGATCTTCCTGGATAGTGGAGAGGTTCAGATCCGCTCCTCCTCTGTCACTCTGCGCAGGATGGCCAGCCAGCTCTCAG GTCTACCCAGAAGACTAAGAGCCACTAACCTGCTGTGGAAGGGGAAAACACAGGCTGCAGTGAATCTGTTGCAAGATGATGTCCTTGTTGCAGACCCTGGCACCAA ATGCCACTACAGTAACCTAGCCTTTTCCTTACTGGCCCACGTCATGGCTGAGAAGGTGGTGGGCCTGGACTACCAGCGCTGGATCAATGATAACATCCTGGACCGGCTGGGGATGGAGGACACAGGCTTTGACTACACCCCAGGGATCCAAAGCCAGATGGCTGTGGGCGTCTACTCCAGTGGCCAGCCAGCCCCTCTGTATGACCTGGGCTGGTACCGCCCCTCAGGCCAGATGTTCTCCACTGCCGCTGACCTTGCCAAGCTGGCCATGATGCTGCTGGGGGCCTACCACCGCAAGCTCCTGGAGCCCGACACCCTGAAGATCATGCTGACCCCGCTGTACCGCTGTGATAAGGACTACTTTGCCAACCGCACCGGGACGCCTTGGGAGGTGAATGAGCAGCTGGGCTACGAGGTGCTGCGTAAAGACGGAGACCTGGATGGCTACTCAGCCACCTTCTCACTGGTGCCCAGGCTCAAGCTGGGCCTGGTGGTGCTGATGGCTGGCACCAGACCTCAGAACCAGGAGGTGGTGGCCAAGGCTTACAGTCACATCATACCCGCCATGGAGAGGGTGTTCCGGGAGGCCAAAAAGATCCTCATCCCTCCCCCTATTCCAGACCCTTACATAGGCTTCTTCACTTATGGAAACATCACCTTCTATGAGATCAAAGCTGGGGCAGACGGTGTTCTGATCATGCAGCAGTTTGGTCCCCAGATTGAGGACCTGATCCCAGAGAGATATCGGACAATCAAGCTGAACTACCTGGTAGACAGGGTGTTCAGGGTGGTGTTTGAGAAGGAGTACCCCTGTGTTTTGCGGGTCAGCACTGCCTCAGTCTCCCTTGAGGCCCAAGACGGGCAGCTCTTTAACTTTTATGTGTTTGACAAGCGTGGTCTGTCCCCTGGCTTCGATGCACCAGGACTGAATACATACAATGTGATCCGGATAACCCGTAGGCCGACTTTCTCAAACTAA